In Streptomyces sp. NBC_00306, a single genomic region encodes these proteins:
- the cbiE gene encoding precorrin-6y C5,15-methyltransferase (decarboxylating) subunit CbiE, whose amino-acid sequence MITVIGTGTGAPPSVRDAEALDAATLVVGARRHLTAARVPAAAEQVAMGPLGPALDAIEKARADGAARVVVLASGDPGFFGIVRVLAERFGADALDVRPGAASVAVAFARAGLPWDDAVVVSAHGRDLRTAVNVCRAHPKTAVLTGPGAGPAELGAELAYRSADRVLVVASALGDPEHERVERLTPAQAAEREWDAVSVVLCLDESRSVAAGQRTIAGRHLGPSRWALDESAFAHRDSMITKFEVRALALARLGPRIGDLVWDIGAGSGSVAVECARFGAAVVAVEKTADGVGRIRANAFSHGVDVRAVHGSAPTVLSQLPDPDAVFIGGGGADLPAVVAASARRARRTVVVALAALDRVPAVRGALTAAGFTADGVLLNSARLAPLPGDVTRLAAANPVFLLWGDRPVQAPTEGAVQ is encoded by the coding sequence GTGATCACGGTCATCGGCACCGGGACCGGCGCGCCGCCCTCCGTCCGGGACGCCGAGGCGCTCGACGCGGCGACCCTGGTGGTCGGCGCACGGCGGCATCTGACGGCGGCCCGGGTGCCGGCCGCCGCCGAGCAGGTGGCGATGGGGCCGCTCGGGCCGGCGCTCGACGCGATCGAGAAGGCCCGGGCGGACGGTGCGGCGCGCGTCGTGGTGCTCGCCTCCGGCGATCCGGGGTTCTTCGGGATCGTCCGGGTGCTGGCCGAACGCTTCGGCGCGGACGCCCTGGACGTGCGGCCCGGGGCCGCGTCGGTGGCGGTCGCGTTCGCCCGGGCCGGGCTGCCGTGGGACGACGCGGTCGTCGTCAGCGCGCACGGCCGTGATCTGCGGACCGCGGTCAACGTGTGCCGTGCGCACCCCAAGACGGCGGTGCTGACCGGGCCGGGAGCCGGGCCGGCGGAGCTGGGCGCCGAGTTGGCGTACCGGTCCGCCGACCGTGTGCTCGTGGTGGCGTCGGCGCTCGGCGACCCGGAGCACGAGCGTGTCGAGCGGCTCACTCCGGCGCAGGCCGCGGAGCGCGAGTGGGACGCGGTGAGCGTGGTGCTGTGCCTGGACGAGTCCCGGTCGGTCGCCGCCGGTCAGCGGACGATCGCCGGGCGGCACCTCGGGCCGTCCCGATGGGCGCTGGACGAGAGCGCGTTCGCACACCGCGACTCGATGATCACCAAGTTCGAGGTGCGGGCCCTCGCGCTGGCCCGGCTCGGGCCGCGTATCGGCGATCTCGTCTGGGACATCGGCGCCGGCTCGGGCTCGGTGGCCGTGGAGTGCGCCCGGTTCGGCGCGGCGGTGGTCGCGGTGGAGAAGACCGCGGACGGGGTCGGACGGATCCGGGCCAACGCGTTCTCGCACGGCGTGGACGTCCGCGCGGTGCACGGGTCGGCGCCCACCGTGCTCTCCCAACTACCGGACCCGGACGCGGTGTTCATCGGCGGTGGCGGCGCCGACCTGCCCGCCGTCGTCGCGGCCTCGGCCCGGCGGGCCCGGCGCACCGTGGTGGTCGCGCTGGCGGCGCTGGACCGGGTGCCCGCGGTGCGCGGCGCCCTGACCGCGGCGGGTTTCACCGCGGACGGTGTTCTGCTGAACTCGGCACGGCTGGCGCCGCTGCCGGGTGACGTGACGCGGCTGGCGGCCGCGAATCCGGTCTTCCTGCTGTGGGGCGACCGCCCCGTACAAGCGCCTACCGAAGGAGCAGTTCAGTGA